A window from Pseudobutyrivibrio ruminis HUN009 encodes these proteins:
- a CDS encoding valine--tRNA ligase: MKELAKTYDPKGLEDRLYKKWEENGYFHAEVDRSKKPFTIVMPPPNITGQLHMGHALDNTMQDILIRYKRMQGYSALWQPGTDHAAIATEVKVIEHLKKQGIEKDALGREGFLEKCWEWKDEYGTRIINQLKKMGSSADWERERFTMDEGCSKAVEEVFVKLYNEGYIYKGNRIINWCPVCQTSISDAEVEHEEQAGHFWHMKYEIVGEPGRFVTFATTRPETMLGDTAVAVNPKDERYQDIIGKTVMLPFVNREIPVVADEYVDMEFGTGVVKITPAHDPNDFEVGKRHNLPVINILNDDATINSNGGEFEGMDRYEAREIIVKKMDEMGLLVKIEDHTHNVGTHDRCKTTVEPMVKPQWFVAMEELAKPAIEAIKTGELQFVPKNYDKTYLHWLENIRDWCISRQLWWGHRIPAYYCEKCGETVVAKASEAPTVCPKCGHTHMKQDEDTLDTWFSSALWPFSTLGWPNNTEELDYFYPTDVLVTGYDIIFFWVIRMVFSGYAHTGKSPFHTVLIHGLVRDSQGRKMSKSLGNGIDPLEIIDKYGADALRLTLITGNAPGNDMRFYNERVENSRNFANKVWNASRFILMNLADNQVTEPATADLATEDKWIISAVNTLAKDVTENMDKYELGIAVQKVYDFIWDEFCDWYIEIVKPRMYSEEYTASKNAALWTAKYALTNALKLLHPFMPFITEEIFCTLQSEEETIMLSAWPEYDESKNFPVDEAKVERAKDVVRGMRQLRTDMDVPPSKKAAIHIVSDNADVRATFDEITPIFKTLAGATEVYVQADKLGIGDDAVSAVIPDATLFVPLEDLVDFEKEKERLTKEKEKLEKELARSRGMLSNEKFMSKAPEAKVAEEREKLAKYEAMMAQVEARLASMK, translated from the coding sequence ATGAAAGAATTAGCAAAAACTTATGATCCTAAGGGTCTAGAAGACAGACTCTATAAGAAGTGGGAAGAGAATGGTTATTTTCATGCTGAGGTAGATCGCAGCAAGAAGCCATTCACTATTGTGATGCCACCACCAAATATTACAGGACAGCTTCACATGGGACATGCATTGGATAACACAATGCAGGATATCCTTATTAGATATAAGAGAATGCAGGGCTACTCAGCTCTTTGGCAGCCAGGTACAGACCATGCGGCAATTGCTACAGAGGTAAAGGTTATCGAGCATCTTAAGAAGCAGGGAATCGAAAAGGATGCTCTTGGTCGTGAGGGATTCCTTGAGAAGTGCTGGGAATGGAAAGATGAGTATGGAACACGTATCATCAACCAGCTTAAGAAGATGGGTTCATCTGCTGATTGGGAGCGTGAGAGATTCACAATGGATGAAGGCTGCTCAAAGGCTGTAGAAGAAGTATTTGTTAAGCTTTACAACGAAGGATACATCTACAAGGGCAACCGTATCATCAACTGGTGTCCAGTTTGCCAGACTTCTATCTCTGACGCAGAGGTTGAGCACGAGGAGCAGGCAGGACATTTCTGGCACATGAAGTACGAAATCGTTGGCGAGCCAGGTCGTTTTGTTACATTTGCTACCACACGTCCAGAGACAATGCTTGGTGATACAGCTGTTGCTGTAAACCCTAAGGATGAAAGATACCAGGATATCATCGGCAAGACAGTAATGCTTCCATTTGTAAATCGTGAGATTCCAGTTGTTGCTGATGAATATGTAGATATGGAATTTGGTACTGGTGTAGTTAAGATTACTCCAGCACATGACCCTAACGATTTTGAAGTAGGAAAGAGACACAATCTTCCTGTAATCAACATTCTCAATGATGATGCTACTATCAATTCAAACGGTGGCGAGTTCGAGGGAATGGATAGATACGAGGCTCGTGAAATCATCGTTAAGAAGATGGATGAGATGGGGCTCCTTGTAAAGATTGAAGACCATACACACAACGTTGGTACACATGATAGATGTAAGACAACAGTAGAGCCAATGGTTAAGCCACAGTGGTTCGTTGCAATGGAAGAGCTTGCAAAGCCAGCTATCGAAGCTATCAAGACAGGTGAGCTTCAGTTTGTTCCAAAGAATTATGACAAGACATATTTACACTGGCTTGAGAACATTCGTGATTGGTGTATTTCACGTCAGTTATGGTGGGGCCATAGAATCCCTGCTTACTACTGCGAGAAGTGTGGTGAGACAGTTGTTGCTAAAGCTTCAGAGGCTCCAACAGTTTGCCCTAAGTGTGGACACACTCATATGAAGCAGGATGAGGATACACTTGATACATGGTTCTCATCAGCTCTTTGGCCATTCTCAACACTTGGTTGGCCAAACAACACAGAAGAGCTTGATTACTTCTATCCAACAGATGTGCTTGTTACCGGATACGATATCATCTTCTTCTGGGTAATCAGAATGGTATTCTCAGGATACGCTCACACAGGTAAGAGCCCATTCCACACAGTACTTATCCACGGCCTTGTTAGAGATTCACAGGGACGCAAGATGTCTAAGTCACTTGGAAATGGTATCGATCCACTTGAAATTATTGATAAGTATGGCGCTGATGCACTTCGTCTTACTCTTATCACAGGTAATGCACCTGGAAATGATATGAGATTCTATAACGAGCGTGTTGAAAACAGCCGTAACTTTGCAAACAAGGTATGGAACGCTTCAAGATTTATCTTGATGAATCTTGCTGACAACCAGGTTACTGAGCCTGCTACAGCAGACCTTGCAACAGAAGATAAGTGGATTATCTCTGCAGTTAACACTCTTGCAAAGGATGTTACAGAAAACATGGATAAGTATGAACTTGGTATTGCAGTTCAGAAAGTTTATGACTTTATTTGGGATGAGTTCTGCGATTGGTATATCGAAATCGTTAAGCCACGTATGTACTCAGAGGAATATACAGCAAGCAAGAATGCTGCACTTTGGACAGCTAAGTATGCGCTTACAAACGCACTTAAGCTTCTTCATCCATTTATGCCATTCATCACAGAAGAAATCTTCTGTACACTTCAGAGTGAGGAAGAGACAATCATGCTTTCAGCTTGGCCTGAGTATGATGAGTCAAAGAACTTCCCAGTTGATGAGGCAAAGGTTGAGCGTGCGAAGGACGTTGTTCGTGGCATGAGACAGCTTCGTACAGATATGGATGTTCCACCTTCAAAGAAGGCAGCTATCCACATCGTTTCAGATAATGCTGATGTACGTGCTACATTTGATGAGATTACACCAATCTTCAAGACACTTGCAGGTGCAACAGAAGTATATGTTCAGGCAGATAAGCTTGGTATAGGTGATGATGCTGTTTCAGCAGTTATTCCTGATGCAACACTCTTTGTTCCACTTGAAGATCTTGTAGATTTTGAAAAGGAAAAAGAGCGTCTTACAAAAGAAAAAGAGAAGCTTGAGAAAGAGCTCGCTCGTTCTCGCGGAATGCTCTCAAATGAAAAATTTATGAGCAAGGCTCCAGAGGCAAAGGTTGCTGAAGAGCGTGAAAAGCTTGCTAAATACGAAGCGATGATGGCTCAGGTTGAGGCCCGCCTAGCATCTATGAAATAG
- the deoC gene encoding deoxyribose-phosphate aldolase, translated as MDIKNILSKCDHTLLGVDATWNDIKGIVDDGMKYETASVCIPASFVKQAADYVKEQGGHLPICTVIGFPNGYATTASKCFMASDAVDNGASEVDMVINVGWVKEGRYDDVLAEINAIKAACKGKLLKVIIECCLLTDEEKIKMCEVVSKSDADYIKTSTGFSTGGATFDDIKLMAAHMTNGKLIKAAGGIASLEDAQKFIDLGASRLGTSRVVKAVKGLPNDGKY; from the coding sequence ATGGATATTAAAAACATTTTAAGCAAATGCGACCACACACTTCTTGGTGTGGATGCAACATGGAACGACATCAAGGGGATTGTTGATGATGGAATGAAGTATGAGACTGCTTCAGTTTGCATCCCAGCTAGCTTTGTAAAGCAGGCTGCTGATTATGTAAAGGAGCAGGGCGGACATCTTCCAATCTGCACAGTAATTGGCTTCCCTAATGGTTATGCAACAACAGCTTCTAAGTGCTTCATGGCAAGTGATGCTGTAGATAACGGTGCTTCAGAAGTAGATATGGTTATCAATGTAGGTTGGGTTAAGGAAGGCAGATATGATGATGTTCTTGCTGAGATTAACGCAATCAAGGCTGCTTGCAAGGGTAAGCTTCTTAAGGTAATCATCGAGTGCTGTCTTCTTACAGATGAAGAGAAGATTAAGATGTGCGAAGTTGTTTCTAAATCAGATGCAGATTACATCAAGACTTCAACAGGCTTCTCTACAGGTGGAGCTACATTTGACGATATCAAGCTTATGGCAGCTCACATGACAAATGGTAAGCTTATCAAGGCTGCAGGCGGAATCGCTTCACTTGAGGATGCTCAGAAGTTTATTGACCTTGGAGCTTCAAGACTTGGTACAAGTAGAGTTGTAAAAGCAGTTAAAGGACTTCCAAACGACGGCAAATACTAA
- a CDS encoding FapA family protein, with amino-acid sequence MAQPVSAFAPKVQVSSDGLEATMTFKIPDGKNEVPKFTAAQLLGFLNNANVSFGIDQEMLAKLADSPIYGRPIKVATGTPQQQGTPGYYEYLFDTNFNRKPTIRPDGTADYMSIKTIETVQEGDVIATYHPAVQGSRGMSVRGQILEPKPVRDLPPLIGRGFDRSSDNLTYTAKITGKIEVNQGKILVSPVHEVQGDVGIETGNIKFNGDVIVHGGVHDGAVIDAAGNVIIHGLIEDCDIRAGKDLFLLSGIKGNEKTVIDCKGSITAQFVEYAIITCSGNITADYFFKSKISCDGHIELNGNNASIIGGYVSAVQGVEVNDIGNSFGTITNVSVGVDVERAAEYEMLAKKIMALTANVQKIKKGIEDFDKLGEERGINVKEDPRRMQLLRVRIRDEAIVLEETKKLNYMKEVIMSGKGATIKVYRRLYAGSNLSVDDHHASINENHEAIEIEKSEEGIRLVKIRG; translated from the coding sequence ATGGCTCAGCCGGTTAGCGCGTTTGCACCAAAAGTACAAGTGTCATCAGATGGCTTGGAAGCTACTATGACTTTCAAGATTCCTGATGGAAAAAATGAAGTACCTAAGTTTACTGCAGCACAGTTACTTGGGTTCTTGAATAATGCCAATGTTTCCTTTGGTATCGATCAGGAGATGCTGGCAAAGCTTGCCGATAGTCCAATTTACGGAAGGCCTATAAAGGTTGCGACGGGCACACCACAGCAGCAAGGTACCCCAGGATATTACGAGTATCTTTTTGATACAAACTTCAATAGAAAACCAACAATTCGTCCAGATGGCACTGCCGACTATATGAGTATTAAGACTATAGAGACAGTGCAGGAGGGCGATGTTATTGCTACATATCACCCAGCGGTTCAAGGTAGTAGAGGTATGTCTGTACGTGGACAGATTCTTGAACCAAAGCCTGTGAGAGATTTGCCACCATTGATTGGTCGAGGCTTCGATAGATCAAGTGACAATCTTACATACACAGCAAAGATTACTGGAAAAATAGAAGTAAATCAGGGGAAGATTTTAGTTTCTCCTGTTCATGAAGTGCAAGGGGATGTTGGTATTGAAACCGGTAACATCAAGTTTAATGGTGATGTTATTGTGCATGGCGGCGTACATGATGGTGCCGTTATTGATGCAGCAGGAAATGTCATAATACATGGGCTTATAGAGGACTGTGACATTCGTGCAGGTAAGGATTTATTCCTGCTTTCAGGCATAAAGGGAAATGAAAAAACAGTTATTGATTGCAAGGGTTCTATAACCGCTCAGTTCGTAGAGTATGCAATCATCACATGTTCAGGCAATATTACAGCAGACTATTTCTTTAAGAGTAAAATCTCCTGTGATGGCCATATAGAATTAAATGGAAACAATGCTTCTATTATAGGAGGCTATGTTTCGGCGGTTCAGGGTGTAGAAGTCAATGATATAGGCAACTCATTTGGAACTATTACAAATGTATCGGTAGGCGTTGATGTTGAGCGTGCTGCTGAATACGAAATGTTAGCGAAGAAAATAATGGCACTTACTGCCAATGTTCAGAAGATAAAAAAGGGTATCGAGGATTTCGACAAGTTAGGCGAAGAACGCGGTATCAATGTAAAAGAAGATCCAAGACGTATGCAACTTCTCCGAGTACGTATTCGAGATGAGGCTATCGTTTTGGAGGAAACAAAAAAGCTTAATTACATGAAAGAAGTTATTATGTCTGGCAAGGGCGCTACTATCAAGGTGTATAGACGTCTATATGCAGGAAGCAATCTTTCTGTAGATGATCATCATGCAAGTATCAATGAGAATCATGAAGCAATCGAGATAGAAAAAAGCGAAGAAGGCATAAGACTGGTTAAAATAAGAGGCTAG
- a CDS encoding tetratricopeptide repeat protein, with protein MQCFMCGAEVGNDKVCYNCGADILLYKQIIYTSYVFYNQGLEKAKVRDLSGAIDSLKSSLQYYKYNTRARNLLGLCYYQTGEMVRALNEWVLSKNLQEEDNPDADRYLAEIESDPGLLTKTNSTIKKYNQAIEYCKAGSRDLAMIQLKKVVSQNPNFVKALQLLSLLYIQEKKYADARKFLSQAAKIDSNNTTTIRYIHEVKERLKEQNTGRRRKKNDVVTFADGNDTVIMSENSFRSMLDNSRASFMNILLGLVIGLLICFFLVVPTVRDNMTDDNTDTVLALNEELSDAKTENESLQTEIENLQSSLSAYDDKQDVATSYDNLFAAQNYYNEGDSVTAADYIQLVTRDVLGEQGQTAYDNLYASLSPTIIQGYYDDGNNFYTEENYESAITNFKTVVEIDETYNSGAALFLLGDCYRLTGETELALECFNRVVELYPSNKWGKQAKVYLAADDTELSATEVGE; from the coding sequence ATGCAATGTTTTATGTGTGGTGCCGAAGTTGGTAACGACAAAGTTTGTTACAACTGCGGTGCCGATATTTTGTTATACAAACAAATCATATACACATCTTATGTGTTCTATAATCAGGGCTTGGAAAAGGCCAAGGTCAGAGATTTATCTGGTGCAATTGATTCGCTGAAATCATCACTTCAATACTACAAGTATAATACTAGAGCACGTAACCTTCTTGGACTCTGCTATTATCAGACTGGAGAGATGGTTAGAGCTTTAAATGAGTGGGTTCTCTCAAAAAATCTGCAGGAGGAAGATAATCCTGATGCAGATAGATACCTTGCAGAAATTGAAAGTGATCCAGGTCTTTTAACAAAGACTAATTCCACAATCAAAAAATATAATCAGGCTATTGAGTACTGCAAAGCGGGCAGTAGAGATTTGGCGATGATTCAACTGAAAAAGGTTGTAAGCCAGAACCCCAATTTCGTAAAGGCCTTGCAGTTACTTTCCCTTCTTTATATCCAGGAAAAGAAGTATGCTGATGCAAGAAAGTTCCTTAGTCAGGCAGCTAAAATCGATAGCAACAATACTACGACTATACGATATATCCACGAGGTTAAGGAACGCCTTAAGGAACAGAATACAGGCAGAAGAAGAAAGAAAAATGATGTAGTCACATTCGCAGACGGTAACGATACAGTTATCATGTCTGAGAATTCATTCAGAAGCATGTTGGACAACTCAAGAGCAAGCTTCATGAATATTTTGCTTGGATTAGTTATCGGTTTGTTGATTTGCTTCTTCCTTGTTGTACCTACAGTAAGAGATAATATGACAGATGATAATACTGACACTGTTCTTGCATTGAATGAAGAATTGTCAGATGCAAAAACAGAAAATGAATCTCTTCAAACAGAAATTGAGAATTTACAGTCAAGCTTAAGTGCTTATGATGATAAGCAGGATGTTGCTACATCTTACGATAATCTTTTTGCTGCTCAGAATTATTACAATGAGGGCGATAGCGTAACTGCAGCTGATTACATTCAGCTTGTCACCAGAGATGTTCTTGGGGAACAGGGGCAGACAGCATACGACAATTTATATGCTAGCTTGTCACCTACAATTATCCAGGGATATTACGATGATGGCAACAACTTCTATACAGAAGAAAACTATGAAAGTGCAATCACAAATTTCAAGACAGTTGTTGAAATAGACGAGACATACAATAGCGGAGCAGCTCTGTTCTTACTTGGAGACTGCTACAGACTTACAGGAGAGACTGAGTTAGCACTTGAATGCTTTAATCGTGTTGTTGAGCTTTATCCAAGTAATAAATGGGGCAAGCAGGCAAAGGTTTACCTTGCAGCTGATGATACCGAATTAAGTGCTACAGAAGTAGGTGAATAA
- a CDS encoding cytidine deaminase: MTDFELVKLALEAREMAYTPYSHHKVGAALLCKDGTVFKGCNVENAGYTPTNCAERTAVFKAVSEGYKEYEAIAVVGGMDNLKDLPLCAPCGVCRQVLNEFGDPDTFRIILAEVKNVDDLSNITPNDVKITNKTLKEILPLGFGPKNLYIE; this comes from the coding sequence ATGACAGATTTTGAATTAGTAAAGTTAGCTCTAGAAGCTAGAGAAATGGCGTACACACCATATTCACATCATAAGGTTGGTGCAGCTCTTTTATGCAAAGACGGTACAGTTTTTAAGGGATGTAACGTGGAAAATGCCGGGTACACTCCTACAAATTGTGCTGAGCGAACTGCAGTATTCAAAGCGGTAAGTGAAGGCTACAAAGAATACGAAGCCATTGCAGTAGTTGGTGGAATGGATAATCTAAAGGATCTTCCTCTTTGTGCACCATGCGGTGTATGCCGACAGGTTCTTAATGAATTTGGTGATCCTGATACATTTAGAATTATTCTTGCAGAAGTTAAAAATGTAGACGATTTGTCTAACATTACTCCGAATGATGTCAAGATAACAAACAAAACACTTAAAGAGATACTTCCTTTGGGGTTTGGACCTAAAAACTTGTACATAGAATAG
- a CDS encoding BMP family lipoprotein, whose amino-acid sequence MKKKLLSVLLVAAMAVSTFVACGSSASSDSTSATTTEGAAESEAASDFRIAMITDSGDITDQSFNQTTYEAIQAFSAETGADFQYYKPADNTDDDRVAAFENAVADGYNVVVCPGYLFAAMIAEVADTYPDVTIIALDCGEGDFADAGMTEIPSNVCAFTYQEELAGYMAGYAVVKEGYTKLGFLGGIAVPAVIRYGYGFVAGADKAAEELGNSSEVEVNYVYGGQFQGDEAITATMDSWYSNGTEIVFACGGGIYTSACEAAVKANGHVVGVDVDQSGVIHDQYDVDGLCVTSAMKGLAATVEATLTDVVNGKWDAHAGKIENLGLVSGTDPSLNYVQLPTDTWTMENFTVDDYNTLVSQMYDGTIKVDVSIDAMPTTTIKVTEFDNIH is encoded by the coding sequence ATGAAAAAGAAGTTATTAAGTGTACTTCTCGTAGCTGCAATGGCTGTATCAACATTTGTTGCATGTGGATCATCTGCATCATCTGACAGCACATCAGCTACAACAACTGAGGGGGCTGCAGAATCTGAGGCAGCAAGCGATTTCAGAATCGCAATGATTACTGACTCTGGTGATATCACAGATCAGTCATTCAACCAGACAACATACGAGGCTATTCAGGCATTTTCTGCTGAGACAGGTGCTGATTTCCAGTACTATAAGCCAGCAGACAACACAGACGATGACCGTGTTGCTGCATTTGAGAACGCAGTAGCTGATGGTTACAACGTAGTAGTTTGTCCAGGTTATCTTTTTGCTGCTATGATTGCAGAAGTTGCTGACACTTATCCAGATGTTACAATCATCGCACTTGACTGTGGTGAGGGCGACTTCGCTGATGCAGGCATGACAGAAATCCCTTCAAACGTATGTGCATTCACATACCAGGAAGAGCTTGCTGGTTACATGGCAGGTTATGCAGTAGTTAAAGAAGGCTATACAAAGCTTGGTTTCCTTGGTGGTATCGCTGTTCCAGCTGTTATCCGTTATGGATACGGTTTCGTAGCAGGTGCTGATAAGGCTGCTGAGGAGCTTGGAAATTCTTCTGAGGTTGAAGTTAATTATGTATATGGTGGTCAGTTCCAGGGTGATGAGGCTATCACAGCTACTATGGATTCTTGGTACTCAAACGGTACTGAAATCGTATTCGCTTGTGGTGGTGGTATCTACACATCAGCTTGCGAAGCTGCTGTAAAGGCTAACGGACACGTTGTTGGTGTCGACGTTGATCAGTCAGGCGTAATTCACGATCAGTATGATGTTGATGGTCTTTGCGTAACATCTGCTATGAAGGGTCTTGCTGCAACAGTAGAGGCTACACTTACAGATGTTGTCAATGGAAAGTGGGATGCTCATGCAGGAAAGATCGAGAACCTTGGTCTTGTATCAGGTACAGATCCTTCTTTAAACTATGTTCAGCTTCCAACAGACACATGGACAATGGAAAACTTCACAGTTGATGATTACAACACACTTGTTTCTCAGATGTATGATGGAACAATCAAAGTTGACGTAAGCATCGATGCTATGCCAACAACAACAATCAAGGTTACAGAGTTTGATAATATTCACTAA
- a CDS encoding ABC transporter ATP-binding protein, protein MEDYVIEMLHITKEFPGIIANDDITLQLKRGEIHALLGENGAGKSTLMSVLFGLYTPEKGVIKKDGKEVKISNPNDATDLGIGMVHQHFMLVDIFSVLDNIILGSEPSKFGFLTKEEARAKVIRLSEKYNLKVDPDAMVEDITVGMQQRVEILKMLYRDNEVLIFDEPTAVLTPQEIDELMKIMKELAAEGKSILFITHKLNEIMEVADRCSILRKGKYIGTVDVANTTKEELSSMMVGRNVKFAVDKAPANPGKEVLKVENVCVKSKIHANDSVHNVSFNVRAGEIVCIAGIDGNGQTEFVGALTGLDDISSGKITLCGEDITKKSIRYKNTHGMSHIPEDRHKHGLVLDYTLEENMILQRYFEPAFQKGGLIKKKEMRQYSDRLASAFDVRSGQGARTIVRSMSGGNQQKAIVAREMDRDHELLVAVQPTRGLDVGAIEYIHEEIVKERDNGKAILLVSLELDEVMNLSDRILVMYEGEIVGELDPKQTTLQELGLYMSGAKRDNGKEAN, encoded by the coding sequence ATGGAAGATTATGTAATTGAGATGCTGCATATTACAAAAGAATTTCCAGGCATAATTGCAAATGACGACATCACTTTGCAACTTAAGCGCGGAGAAATTCATGCACTTCTCGGTGAAAATGGAGCTGGAAAGTCCACGCTTATGAGCGTTCTTTTTGGACTGTACACTCCAGAAAAGGGAGTAATTAAAAAAGACGGTAAAGAGGTTAAAATTAGCAATCCGAATGATGCTACAGACCTTGGTATCGGAATGGTTCATCAGCACTTTATGTTGGTAGATATCTTCTCGGTACTTGATAACATCATTCTTGGATCAGAGCCAAGCAAGTTTGGTTTCCTCACAAAGGAAGAAGCTAGAGCAAAGGTTATTAGATTGTCTGAAAAGTACAATCTTAAGGTTGATCCTGATGCTATGGTAGAGGATATCACTGTTGGTATGCAGCAGCGTGTAGAAATCCTTAAGATGCTCTACAGAGATAACGAAGTTCTTATCTTTGATGAGCCTACAGCTGTTCTTACACCTCAGGAAATAGATGAGCTTATGAAAATCATGAAGGAGCTTGCAGCAGAAGGTAAGTCAATCCTCTTCATCACTCACAAGCTCAACGAAATCATGGAAGTTGCTGACAGATGTTCAATCCTTAGAAAGGGTAAATACATCGGTACAGTTGATGTTGCAAACACTACCAAGGAAGAGCTTTCTTCTATGATGGTTGGACGTAATGTAAAGTTTGCAGTAGACAAGGCGCCAGCAAATCCTGGCAAAGAAGTATTGAAGGTAGAGAATGTTTGTGTAAAGAGTAAGATTCATGCAAATGATTCTGTACACAACGTTTCATTCAATGTTCGCGCTGGTGAAATCGTATGTATCGCTGGTATCGACGGAAACGGTCAGACAGAGTTCGTTGGAGCTCTTACAGGTCTCGATGATATTTCAAGTGGTAAAATCACTCTTTGTGGTGAGGATATCACAAAGAAATCTATTAGATATAAGAACACACATGGTATGAGTCATATCCCAGAAGACAGACATAAGCATGGTCTTGTTCTTGACTATACTCTCGAGGAAAACATGATTCTTCAGAGATATTTCGAGCCAGCTTTCCAAAAGGGTGGACTTATCAAAAAGAAAGAGATGAGACAGTACTCTGACAGACTTGCAAGTGCATTTGATGTTCGTTCTGGTCAGGGCGCTCGCACAATTGTCCGTTCTATGTCTGGTGGTAACCAGCAGAAGGCTATCGTTGCTCGTGAGATGGATAGAGACCATGAGCTTCTTGTTGCTGTTCAGCCTACAAGAGGTCTTGATGTTGGTGCTATCGAATATATCCACGAGGAAATCGTTAAAGAAAGAGACAACGGTAAGGCAATCTTACTTGTTTCTTTAGAGTTGGATGAGGTTATGAACCTATCTGATAGAATTCTTGTTATGTATGAAGGCGAAATCGTTGGAGAGTTAGATCCAAAGCAGACTACACTTCAGGAACTCGGCCTTTATATGTCAGGCGCAAAGCGAGACAACGGAAAGGAGGCTAACTAA
- a CDS encoding ABC transporter permease: protein MGEKISFFRRPAVQTIIASILCAVLGIFIGYIILLTMNAEHATEGMQAIITNFFKFSGNATVLMKYMGSFLVKSMPLILCAEAILFAYKAGLFNIGAAGQYTVGIIASLYCSLALGWNWFLCVVAAIAAGALWGFMAGLLKAYFNVNEVIAGIMLNWIGLYLCNIIIGGEKCMNQTKSETFDIVSVNPSAILPGFIQDFFGGNKYTTIAIPATIIIAIAILVVLNKTTFGYELKATGHNKEAAKYAGMNAKRNIILTLVISGAISGFAASQFYLTGMEHYTISASVPGMGFSGIAVAFLGGLHPIGTIFAGLFVEYITLGGQYLNTNYYNPQVADLVIAIIIYLCGFVLFFKSVVNRPAKVKVNANAEPATKSAKAEEKEV from the coding sequence ATGGGAGAGAAGATTAGCTTTTTTAGACGCCCTGCCGTTCAGACGATTATTGCGTCAATTCTATGTGCAGTTTTAGGTATATTCATCGGATATATCATTCTACTTACAATGAATGCTGAGCATGCGACTGAAGGTATGCAGGCAATCATTACAAACTTTTTCAAGTTTAGCGGGAACGCAACAGTTCTTATGAAATACATGGGATCATTCCTTGTAAAATCAATGCCACTTATTCTTTGTGCTGAAGCAATTCTTTTTGCTTACAAGGCAGGCTTATTCAATATCGGAGCTGCCGGTCAGTACACAGTAGGTATTATCGCCAGCCTTTATTGCTCATTGGCATTGGGTTGGAATTGGTTCTTATGTGTTGTTGCAGCAATTGCTGCAGGTGCTCTTTGGGGATTTATGGCAGGACTCCTTAAGGCATACTTCAACGTAAACGAAGTTATCGCAGGTATCATGCTCAACTGGATTGGCTTATATCTTTGCAATATTATCATTGGTGGCGAAAAATGTATGAATCAGACAAAGTCTGAGACATTTGATATTGTATCAGTTAACCCTTCAGCAATATTACCTGGATTCATACAGGATTTCTTCGGTGGCAATAAATACACAACAATCGCAATACCAGCAACAATTATTATTGCTATCGCAATCCTTGTAGTTCTTAACAAGACAACATTTGGTTATGAATTAAAGGCAACAGGTCACAACAAAGAGGCTGCTAAATATGCAGGTATGAATGCAAAGCGTAATATCATCCTTACACTTGTTATTTCAGGTGCTATTTCAGGATTTGCAGCTTCTCAGTTCTATCTTACAGGAATGGAGCATTACACAATTTCTGCTTCAGTTCCAGGCATGGGATTCTCAGGAATCGCCGTTGCGTTCCTTGGTGGTTTACATCCAATTGGAACAATTTTCGCTGGCTTATTTGTAGAGTACATTACTCTTGGTGGTCAGTACCTCAACACAAACTATTACAACCCACAGGTTGCTGATTTAGTTATAGCTATTATCATTTACCTTTGCGGTTTCGTATTGTTCTTTAAGTCAGTAGTTAATAGACCAGCTAAGGTAAAGGTTAACGCCAATGCCGAGCCAGCAACAAAGTCAGCAAAAGCTGAAGAAAAGGAGGTGTAG